The following proteins are co-located in the Diaphorobacter sp. HDW4B genome:
- a CDS encoding DUF4118 domain-containing protein encodes MPQEIDDLRPDPDALVARLQEEQASAHRGKLRIYFGSNAGVGKTYAMLSAAQREQQTGRSVLVGLVETHGRSETAQQLHNLELLPLSDVTYQGKQLKEFDIDAALARHPDVLLLDELAHSNAPGSRHPKRWMDVDELLDAGIDVWTTLNVQHLESLNDVVSGIVGIKVRETVPDQIFDDADEVVMVDISPDELLRRLKDGKVYQLEQAERASRHFFRRGNLLALRELALRRTADRVDEDMRDYRRERSIGNVWPTRERLLVGVGGRAGDDALVRQVARLARRLEADWVVVYVDAPQRQHRPQSAQAAVLKTLALAARLGAETATIPGADVAQALVTFARERNASHLVLAQVPLAAWSPMRWFARSMPDRIAQLDSGLDVLVLSTRAAAQASEAPLAASTARRKPVRWAGYVGATAACFAGTVVAEWLLQVFDPANVVMLFLLIVVLSALRWGRGPGAWAALLAVLCFDFFFVQPRGSFNIADTQYLFTFALMLGVALVCGQLMARLRHEAQVAAERERRAGALARLARDLSGALTQEQIAEIALSTVSGVFDAKAGLLLPDLDEKLRVVPGSASTMDASLARWAMEHGQMAGRGTDTLAASSALYVPLLAPVRGRGVLVLELRSPERLDVPEEQRLLQACASQIALALERVHFVEIAQQTQIAMEGERMRNTLLSAVSHDLRTPLTSILGAADVAQRHASSGVTFDMVRQIQRQALSMQQLVDNLLAMARLQQGGVHLKREWWPVEEVIGSALHQLRDRLIDHPVKTELEPSMPMVRLDAVLMERVLVNLVDNAIKYTPAGTPIRVRARTHASQLMLSVEDGGPGLPAHMDPQEVFEPFKRGVVESSVSGIGLGLTLAQRIVQAHGGDIDVETAVPGPGTVFTIRIPLEAPPSLEDMVTDLPPAP; translated from the coding sequence ATGCCCCAAGAAATAGACGATCTGCGTCCCGATCCCGACGCGCTGGTCGCTCGTCTGCAGGAAGAGCAGGCGAGCGCGCATCGCGGCAAGCTGCGCATTTACTTTGGATCGAACGCGGGCGTGGGCAAAACCTACGCCATGTTGTCGGCCGCGCAGCGCGAGCAGCAGACGGGGCGCTCGGTGCTGGTGGGCTTGGTCGAAACGCATGGGCGTTCTGAGACCGCGCAGCAGTTGCACAACCTGGAGTTGCTGCCGCTTTCCGATGTGACTTATCAGGGCAAGCAGCTCAAGGAATTCGACATCGATGCGGCGCTCGCGCGGCATCCCGATGTGTTGCTGCTCGATGAACTCGCGCACAGCAACGCGCCGGGATCGCGCCATCCCAAGCGCTGGATGGATGTGGACGAATTGCTGGATGCCGGCATCGACGTGTGGACCACGCTCAATGTGCAGCATCTGGAGAGCTTGAACGATGTGGTGAGCGGCATCGTCGGCATCAAGGTGCGCGAGACCGTGCCCGATCAGATCTTCGACGATGCCGACGAAGTGGTGATGGTGGACATCTCGCCCGACGAATTGCTGCGGCGATTGAAGGACGGCAAGGTCTACCAGCTCGAACAGGCCGAGCGTGCATCGCGGCATTTTTTCAGGCGCGGCAACCTGCTCGCATTGCGCGAATTGGCGCTGCGCCGCACAGCGGACCGCGTGGATGAGGACATGCGCGACTACCGGCGCGAGCGCTCCATCGGCAACGTCTGGCCCACGCGAGAGCGGCTCCTGGTGGGAGTGGGCGGACGTGCCGGAGACGACGCGCTGGTGCGGCAGGTGGCGAGGTTGGCGCGGCGGCTGGAAGCGGATTGGGTGGTTGTTTACGTGGACGCGCCGCAGCGCCAACACCGCCCGCAAAGTGCCCAGGCCGCCGTGCTCAAGACGTTGGCGTTGGCCGCGCGACTGGGTGCGGAAACGGCAACCATTCCCGGTGCCGACGTGGCGCAGGCGCTGGTGACGTTCGCGCGCGAGCGCAACGCCAGCCATCTGGTGCTGGCGCAGGTGCCGCTGGCTGCGTGGTCGCCCATGCGCTGGTTTGCGCGCAGCATGCCCGATCGCATTGCGCAGCTCGATTCGGGACTGGATGTGCTGGTGCTTTCCACGCGCGCGGCAGCGCAGGCGTCGGAGGCGCCACTGGCCGCCTCAACTGCGCGCCGCAAGCCCGTGCGCTGGGCGGGCTATGTGGGCGCAACGGCCGCCTGTTTTGCGGGAACGGTGGTGGCGGAATGGCTGCTGCAGGTCTTCGATCCCGCCAACGTGGTGATGCTGTTTCTGCTCATCGTCGTGTTGTCTGCCTTGCGCTGGGGGCGTGGGCCGGGCGCGTGGGCGGCGTTGCTGGCGGTGCTGTGCTTTGATTTTTTCTTTGTGCAGCCGCGTGGCTCGTTCAACATCGCGGACACGCAGTATCTCTTCACTTTTGCGCTGATGCTCGGTGTGGCGCTGGTGTGCGGGCAACTCATGGCGCGGCTGCGGCACGAGGCGCAGGTTGCTGCCGAACGTGAACGCAGAGCGGGTGCGCTGGCGCGTTTGGCGCGCGATCTGTCGGGCGCGCTTACGCAGGAGCAGATTGCGGAGATTGCGCTTTCCACGGTCTCCGGCGTGTTCGATGCGAAGGCCGGTTTGCTGTTGCCCGATCTGGATGAAAAGCTGCGCGTGGTGCCGGGCAGCGCGAGCACGATGGATGCCAGTTTGGCGCGCTGGGCCATGGAGCATGGTCAGATGGCAGGGCGCGGAACGGATACGCTGGCGGCATCGAGCGCGCTGTATGTGCCCCTGCTTGCACCGGTGCGCGGTCGCGGTGTGCTGGTGTTGGAACTGCGCTCGCCCGAGCGTCTGGACGTGCCAGAAGAACAGCGCCTGCTGCAGGCCTGCGCGAGCCAGATTGCGCTGGCGTTGGAGCGCGTGCACTTTGTCGAGATCGCGCAGCAGACGCAGATTGCGATGGAGGGCGAGCGCATGCGCAACACGCTGCTGTCGGCGGTGTCGCACGATCTGCGCACGCCGCTCACGTCGATTCTGGGCGCGGCCGATGTGGCGCAGCGTCATGCGAGCAGTGGCGTCACGTTCGACATGGTGCGGCAGATTCAGCGACAGGCCTTGTCGATGCAGCAGTTGGTGGACAACCTGCTGGCGATGGCGCGGCTGCAGCAGGGCGGTGTGCATCTGAAGCGCGAATGGTGGCCGGTGGAAGAGGTGATCGGCAGCGCGCTGCACCAGTTGCGTGACCGGCTCATCGACCATCCGGTGAAGACCGAGTTGGAACCGAGCATGCCGATGGTGCGGCTCGACGCGGTGCTCATGGAGCGCGTGCTGGTCAATCTGGTCGACAACGCGATCAAGTACACGCCTGCCGGAACGCCGATTCGCGTGCGGGCGCGCACCCATGCGTCGCAGTTGATGCTGAGCGTGGAAGATGGCGGGCCCGGTTTGCCTGCGCACATGGACCCGCAGGAAGTGTTCGAGCCGTTCAAGCGCGGCGTGGTGGAGTCTTCGGTGTCGGGCATCGGCTTGGGCCTCACGCTTGCGCAGCGCATCGTGCAGGCGCATGGCGGCGACATCGATGTGGAGACCGCCGTGCCCGGTCCCGGAACGGTGTTCACCATTCGCATTCCGCTGGAAGCGCCGCCATCTCTCGAAGATATGGTGACCGATCTGCCTCCCGCACCATAA
- the kdpA gene encoding potassium-transporting ATPase subunit KdpA: MWMVWLEYAVVLLLVGALTVVMGKWLAHCFTGESHWFIERWSYRVIGVNPDERMDWKRYGIALVVSNALMMLLGYLLLRLQVSLPLNELGNAAQAPDLAFNTAASFITNTNWQSYAGEASLSNATQMVVITFLMFAGATTGVAVGAGFVRGLARTNAKDVGNYWVDYLRVLWRVMLPLCFVVALFYVWQGMPQTLTSQVSATTLEGATQNILMGPIASLESIKHIGTNGGGFFGMNAAHPFENPTPLTNIVHIFSMLLIPAALTYAFGSMLLRRRQGWVLFGACMVMFIGFLALTFHAEQSGSDLLARAGADQTLSTTQPGGNMEGKELRFGIADTALFVTTTTAATTGSVNAMHSSLTPLASITPLALMMLNCVFGGDGVGIINLIQYAILTVFVAGMMIGRTPEFLGKKIEAREIKLVMLAVLAHPACVLGFTALAAVWPDTNASLANHGPHGFSEILYAYTSATANNGSAFAGLNANTPFFNTTIGLAMLFGRFLTMLPMLAVAGSLAAKATVPPGPGTFPTATPLFMGLLVFVILVVGGLTFLPSLALGPVVEHLQMLAGKLYS, translated from the coding sequence ATGTGGATGGTTTGGCTTGAATATGCGGTGGTATTGCTCCTGGTGGGCGCGCTGACCGTGGTGATGGGCAAATGGCTTGCCCATTGTTTTACGGGTGAATCGCACTGGTTCATCGAACGCTGGAGTTACCGCGTCATTGGCGTGAATCCCGATGAGCGCATGGACTGGAAGCGCTACGGCATCGCGCTGGTGGTGTCGAACGCGCTGATGATGCTGCTCGGTTATCTGCTGCTCCGGCTGCAGGTAAGTCTGCCGTTGAACGAACTGGGCAATGCGGCGCAGGCGCCCGATCTGGCGTTCAACACGGCGGCTTCGTTCATCACCAACACCAACTGGCAGTCGTATGCGGGCGAGGCCAGCCTCTCCAACGCGACGCAGATGGTGGTGATCACGTTTTTGATGTTCGCGGGTGCGACGACCGGCGTGGCCGTAGGCGCGGGTTTTGTTCGCGGATTGGCGCGAACCAATGCCAAGGATGTGGGCAATTACTGGGTGGATTACCTGCGCGTGCTGTGGCGCGTGATGCTGCCGCTGTGCTTTGTGGTGGCGCTGTTCTACGTGTGGCAGGGCATGCCGCAGACGCTGACTTCGCAAGTCAGCGCAACCACGCTGGAAGGCGCGACGCAGAACATTCTGATGGGCCCTATCGCGAGCCTGGAAAGCATCAAGCACATAGGCACCAACGGTGGTGGCTTCTTCGGCATGAATGCGGCGCATCCGTTCGAGAATCCCACGCCGCTCACCAACATCGTGCATATCTTCTCGATGCTGCTGATTCCGGCTGCGCTGACCTATGCGTTCGGCTCGATGCTGCTGCGCCGTCGCCAAGGCTGGGTGCTGTTCGGTGCCTGCATGGTGATGTTCATCGGCTTTCTGGCGCTCACTTTCCATGCCGAGCAAAGCGGCAGCGATCTGCTGGCGCGTGCCGGTGCGGATCAGACCTTGAGCACCACTCAGCCGGGCGGAAACATGGAAGGCAAGGAGCTGCGTTTCGGCATCGCCGACACGGCCTTGTTCGTGACCACGACGACCGCTGCCACCACGGGTTCGGTGAACGCCATGCACAGCTCGCTCACGCCGCTGGCCAGCATCACGCCGCTGGCGTTGATGATGCTGAACTGCGTGTTCGGTGGGGATGGTGTGGGCATCATCAACCTCATTCAATACGCGATCCTGACCGTGTTCGTCGCGGGCATGATGATTGGCCGCACGCCCGAGTTTCTGGGCAAGAAGATCGAGGCGCGCGAAATCAAACTGGTGATGCTGGCGGTGCTCGCGCATCCCGCATGCGTGCTGGGGTTCACTGCACTCGCCGCAGTCTGGCCCGATACCAATGCCAGTCTGGCGAATCATGGCCCGCACGGCTTCTCCGAGATTCTTTATGCCTACACCTCGGCCACGGCCAACAACGGATCCGCGTTTGCGGGTTTGAACGCCAACACGCCGTTCTTCAACACCACGATTGGCCTGGCGATGTTGTTCGGTCGCTTCCTCACCATGCTGCCGATGCTGGCCGTGGCCGGAAGCCTGGCCGCCAAGGCGACAGTTCCGCCGGGACCGGGCACCTTCCCGACGGCCACACCTTTGTTCATGGGGCTGCTGGTCTTCGTGATTCTCGTGGTCGGTGGCCTCACGTTTCTGCCATCGCTGGCACTGGGCCCGGTGGTCGAGCACCTGCAGATGCTGGCGGGCAAGCTGTATTCGTGA
- the kdpB gene encoding potassium-transporting ATPase subunit KdpB, whose amino-acid sequence MSRKSTLPLFEAGLARDALWESICKLTPRAQWRNPVMFVVYLGAILTTLLWVQALRGEGEAPAGFILLIALWLWFTVLFANFAEALAEGRSRAQAASLRGMKRNTVAKLLTKPQFGAQWTPVPANELRSGAVILIEAGDTVALDGTVLEGVASVDESAITGESAPVIREAGGDFSSVTGGTRVLSDWLVVQITVNPGESFLDRMISMVESAKRQKTPNELALSILLVGLTLVFMMVIVTLSPYSAFAVQQAGSGTVVGLTVLIALLVCLIPTTIGGLLSAIGVAGMSRMMQANVIATSGRAVEAAGDVDVLLLDKTGTITLGNRQASEFLPAPGISAAQLADAAQMASLADETPEGRSVVVLAKEKHGLRERELQSLNATFVPFTAQTRMSGVDMRDGTGPRALRKGAADAVKKHVEALGGQFPAGVLKIVEEVSRRGSTPLVVADNARVLGVIELKDIVKHGIRERFAELRRMGIKTVMITGDNPLTAAAIAAEAGVDDYLAEARPEDKLQLIRTQQAAGRLVAMTGDGTNDAPALAQADVAVAMNSGTQAAKEAGNMVDLDSNPTKLIEVVETGKQMLMTRGALTTFSVANDVAKYFAIIPAAFVSTYPQLASLNVMGLHSSESAILSAVIFNALIIIALIPLALRGVPYRAVGAAALLRRNLLIYGVGGLIVPFVGIKLIDMLIAAMGLV is encoded by the coding sequence ATGTCCAGAAAATCCACCTTGCCGCTGTTTGAAGCGGGCCTGGCGCGCGATGCCTTGTGGGAGTCGATCTGCAAGCTCACACCGCGTGCGCAATGGCGCAATCCGGTCATGTTTGTCGTGTACCTGGGCGCAATTCTCACCACCTTGCTGTGGGTGCAGGCGCTGCGCGGAGAGGGTGAAGCACCAGCGGGATTCATCTTGCTGATTGCGCTGTGGTTGTGGTTTACGGTGCTGTTTGCCAACTTCGCCGAAGCCTTGGCCGAAGGCCGCAGCCGTGCGCAAGCGGCGAGCCTGCGCGGCATGAAGCGCAACACCGTCGCCAAGCTGCTGACCAAGCCGCAGTTCGGCGCGCAGTGGACGCCCGTGCCCGCCAACGAGCTGCGTTCCGGCGCGGTGATTCTGATCGAGGCGGGCGACACCGTCGCGCTCGATGGCACGGTGCTCGAAGGCGTTGCGTCGGTGGATGAAAGCGCGATCACGGGCGAATCCGCGCCCGTCATCCGCGAGGCGGGTGGCGACTTCTCTTCGGTCACCGGCGGCACGCGCGTGCTCTCCGATTGGCTGGTGGTGCAGATTACCGTGAACCCGGGCGAGTCGTTTCTCGACCGCATGATTTCCATGGTCGAATCGGCCAAGCGCCAGAAGACGCCGAACGAGTTGGCGCTGTCGATTCTGCTGGTCGGCCTGACGCTCGTGTTCATGATGGTGATCGTCACGCTCAGCCCGTATTCCGCGTTCGCCGTGCAGCAGGCAGGTTCGGGCACGGTCGTCGGTTTGACGGTGCTGATCGCGTTGCTGGTCTGTTTGATCCCCACGACCATCGGCGGTTTGCTTTCTGCGATTGGCGTGGCGGGCATGAGCCGCATGATGCAGGCGAACGTGATCGCCACGTCGGGCCGTGCGGTGGAGGCTGCGGGCGACGTCGATGTGCTGCTGCTCGACAAGACCGGCACGATCACGCTCGGCAACCGCCAGGCCAGCGAGTTTTTGCCTGCACCCGGCATCTCTGCCGCGCAGTTGGCCGATGCGGCGCAGATGGCGTCGCTCGCCGACGAAACGCCCGAAGGCCGCAGCGTGGTGGTGCTTGCCAAGGAAAAGCACGGCCTGCGTGAACGCGAGCTTCAATCGCTCAACGCGACGTTTGTTCCGTTCACCGCGCAGACGCGCATGAGCGGTGTGGACATGCGCGACGGCACAGGCCCGCGTGCGCTGCGCAAGGGGGCAGCGGACGCGGTGAAGAAGCATGTCGAGGCGCTTGGCGGGCAGTTTCCGGCAGGTGTGCTGAAGATCGTCGAAGAGGTTTCGCGCCGCGGCAGCACGCCGCTGGTGGTGGCCGACAACGCACGCGTGCTGGGCGTGATTGAGCTGAAGGACATCGTCAAGCACGGCATTCGCGAACGCTTTGCGGAGCTGCGCCGCATGGGCATCAAGACCGTGATGATCACCGGCGACAACCCACTCACTGCCGCTGCGATTGCGGCGGAGGCGGGCGTGGATGACTACCTGGCCGAAGCGCGGCCCGAAGACAAGCTGCAGCTCATCCGCACGCAACAAGCTGCTGGCCGTCTGGTGGCGATGACGGGCGACGGAACGAACGATGCACCCGCGCTTGCGCAGGCCGATGTGGCGGTGGCGATGAACAGCGGAACGCAGGCTGCGAAAGAGGCGGGCAACATGGTCGATCTGGACAGCAATCCGACCAAGCTCATCGAGGTGGTGGAGACCGGCAAGCAGATGCTGATGACACGCGGCGCGCTCACCACGTTCAGCGTGGCGAACGACGTGGCCAAGTATTTCGCGATCATTCCGGCGGCGTTCGTGAGCACGTATCCGCAGCTTGCATCGCTCAACGTGATGGGTCTGCACAGTTCCGAATCGGCGATTTTGAGTGCGGTGATTTTCAACGCGCTCATCATCATCGCGCTGATTCCGCTGGCCTTGCGCGGCGTGCCTTATCGCGCAGTGGGTGCGGCAGCTTTGCTGCGCAGAAACCTGCTGATCTACGGTGTGGGCGGATTGATCGTGCCGTTTGTGGGCATCAAGCTGATTGATATGTTGATTGCCGCGATGGGGCTGGTCTAG
- a CDS encoding MFS transporter, with product MNRTVQDAHSSASTASSLQAEPKAPVWIQRGTPEYWRVSLALFLVGFATFSLLYCVQPLLPELAATYQVSPAQSALALSLTTASLAISIVVAGALSEGLGRRKLIFVSLALAALCNLAASFLPQWHALLAARLLEGILLGGVPAVVMAYLFEEIDPKGLGFSMGLYVGGTAFGGMVGRIGTSVLTDFFGWRHALAALSVLDLLVAFGFIWLLPPSRNFVRKTGLGAAYHIKAWSQHLRHEGLVSLFVISFGLMGVFVSIYNYAGFLLSDEPYRLSQVQISYFFYAYIFGMFASPLAGAFADRMGRGKVLIVGASIMTAGVLSTMIGHHVTSLALIVLGIVLITAGFFIAHSIASGWVGRMAAQNKGHASSLYLWSYYMGSSILGAGAGWFLNHMGWSGVGAMALVVLAVVFGFAWRVQRLAAKVAAASAKTA from the coding sequence ATGAATCGTACCGTCCAGGACGCTCATTCCAGCGCATCCACGGCCTCTTCTCTGCAAGCCGAACCCAAGGCTCCGGTATGGATTCAACGCGGCACCCCTGAATACTGGCGTGTCAGCCTGGCCCTGTTTCTGGTGGGCTTTGCCACGTTTTCGCTGCTGTATTGCGTGCAACCGCTGTTGCCTGAATTGGCGGCAACTTATCAGGTAAGCCCTGCGCAAAGCGCGCTGGCATTGTCGCTGACCACGGCCAGTCTGGCGATTTCGATTGTGGTGGCGGGTGCGTTGTCGGAAGGGCTGGGGCGGCGCAAGCTGATTTTTGTGTCGCTCGCGTTGGCGGCGTTGTGCAATCTGGCGGCTTCGTTCTTGCCGCAGTGGCATGCGTTGCTCGCGGCGCGTTTGCTGGAAGGCATTCTGCTTGGCGGTGTGCCTGCGGTGGTGATGGCCTATCTGTTTGAAGAGATCGATCCCAAAGGCTTGGGCTTTTCGATGGGGCTGTATGTGGGCGGCACGGCGTTTGGCGGGATGGTGGGGCGGATCGGCACCAGTGTGTTGACGGATTTCTTTGGCTGGCGGCATGCGCTGGCGGCGCTGTCGGTGCTGGATCTGCTGGTGGCGTTCGGCTTCATCTGGTTGTTGCCGCCGTCACGCAATTTCGTGCGCAAGACGGGGCTGGGCGCGGCTTATCACATCAAGGCGTGGTCGCAGCATCTGCGGCATGAGGGGCTGGTGTCGCTGTTCGTCATCTCGTTCGGACTGATGGGCGTGTTCGTCAGCATCTACAACTACGCTGGCTTTCTGCTGAGCGACGAGCCGTATCGCTTGAGTCAGGTGCAGATCAGCTATTTCTTCTACGCCTACATCTTCGGCATGTTCGCTTCGCCGCTGGCGGGCGCGTTTGCGGATCGAATGGGGCGCGGCAAGGTGCTGATCGTTGGCGCGTCCATCATGACGGCGGGCGTGCTCAGCACGATGATCGGGCACCACGTCACGAGTCTTGCGCTGATCGTGCTCGGCATCGTGTTGATCACCGCAGGTTTCTTCATCGCGCATTCGATCGCGAGCGGTTGGGTGGGGCGCATGGCGGCGCAGAACAAGGGGCACGCTTCGTCGCTTTATCTGTGGAGCTACTACATGGGCTCCAGCATTCTGGGAGCGGGCGCGGGCTGGTTCCTCAATCACATGGGCTGGAGTGGCGTGGGCGCGATGGCGCTGGTCGTGCTGGCCGTCGTGTTCGGGTTTGCGTGGCGTGTGCAGCGCCTGGCTGCCAAGGTCGCAGCCGCATCGGCCAAGACCGCCTGA
- the kdpF gene encoding K(+)-transporting ATPase subunit F, whose product MWSLNWIDWIAVAVALGLFAYLGYALVRPEKF is encoded by the coding sequence ATGTGGAGTCTGAACTGGATTGATTGGATCGCGGTAGCGGTGGCCCTGGGCCTCTTTGCCTACCTCGGCTATGCGCTTGTGCGCCCTGAAAAATTTTGA
- the kdpC gene encoding potassium-transporting ATPase subunit KdpC gives MNTIVQKNVALNVVAHERTTWGQTMGQCARAAVALCIVTGLAYPLVTTFVAKTVFPHRAEGSLIVKDGKVIGSSLIGQNFTGANYFQGRPSVTTAPDPKDATITISAPYNAALAAASNQGVTSQLLETAVTERVQAYRAMNNMGAQDRVPVDAVTASASGLDPHISVANARHQVERVAKARGLNEKQVADLLDAQVQPRDLWLLGESRVNVLELNIALDALAVRGSADNHKKE, from the coding sequence ATGAACACCATTGTTCAAAAGAATGTGGCTCTGAATGTCGTCGCACACGAGCGCACGACTTGGGGCCAAACCATGGGACAGTGCGCCCGCGCAGCGGTGGCGCTGTGCATCGTCACGGGGCTGGCTTATCCGCTGGTTACCACCTTTGTCGCAAAAACGGTGTTTCCGCACCGTGCGGAAGGCAGTCTGATAGTGAAGGACGGAAAGGTGATCGGCTCGTCGCTGATCGGGCAGAACTTCACGGGTGCGAACTACTTTCAAGGTCGCCCCAGCGTGACCACCGCGCCCGATCCCAAGGACGCGACGATCACCATCAGCGCGCCTTACAACGCGGCGCTTGCTGCCGCCAGCAATCAGGGCGTGACCAGCCAGTTGTTGGAAACCGCAGTCACCGAACGCGTGCAGGCTTATCGCGCAATGAACAACATGGGTGCGCAGGATCGCGTGCCTGTGGATGCGGTCACCGCATCGGCTTCGGGGCTCGATCCGCATATCTCGGTCGCCAATGCCAGGCACCAGGTCGAGCGCGTCGCGAAGGCGCGTGGCTTGAATGAAAAGCAGGTGGCCGATCTGCTCGATGCGCAGGTGCAGCCGCGCGATCTGTGGCTGCTCGGCGAGTCGCGCGTGAACGTGCTGGAACTCAATATCGCGCTCGATGCATTGGCCGTGCGCGGCAGTGCCGACAACCACAAGAAGGAGTGA